TAAGAGCACCCAATCAGAAGGCCCTCCTGAGCACGTTCCTGATCTTCTGGTTGAGGATGAGGTTCGAGATAGTCGTTTAGGGTTGCTGGACCGGTGGGAAGATATCCCTAAGCCCATCTTGGTATCTCGGCGCGTGACTTGGCGGAAACCTTCAACCTGCGCACGCTGGCAAGACCCTAACTCACGAGGAGATTTGCCACTTTTGGGAAATTGCTCGGGTTAAATCGAAGTTTCGAAATACCATGCGTGGCATTTCCCAGCCCACGTGGGAGCGTCTGCCGGTGATCGTAACTTCGTTGCAGTCGAGGCGTCATAGACTGGCCTCGGACATTGTGTGGGTCTTGAAGGGGCAGTGCACAAGCGATCACTTGCCACTGAGCATCAATTGGAGCTCGACACACATTAGTTCGGGCAGAATGTTGCCGTAGAGCATGTTTATGGAATATTCTATGTGCAATTCTGTGAAATTTTCCGACCTATAGCAACATGTTCCCAGGCTGCAGGATGATTTTGGCTTACAGAACGTACTACAACAACATCACTTCAACTAAGGCGAGATGGCCGAGCGGTCTAAGGCGGTTAGTACACCTATGATACCCTTATCTTCTCAAACCAATAACTAATAATCTCTCAGCTGGAGTAAGGTTCCAGTCTCGAAAGGGGCGTGGGTTCAAATCCCACTCTCGTCAACatcctttttgcttttttgtctctctctttcatgattactcttttttgttctctctttcttttcgtgcGAGTGGAATTAAAACATAATGAGTGCACACTCTAGGACATTGAGTTAAGAACATAAGACACTACTCTAAGCATATCGCAATTCTAGTAAACACGCTAGTCATCCCGCATTCTCAACAGCGAACACCAACAATCGCGACATATATAACGAGATCCCCATACCTCCAAATGAGTCTTGTGCTTCTGCCCAAATATACTTTGGTACAGTGCGTAACAAGGCTAATAGATAGAGTTCAATCTTAAATGCTGTCGTTGGCCATCTTgaaggaaatatatattgacGCGTCCGGCTAAGGTAAATGTAATGTATTTGATAGCGAACCACAGAGAAAATTGATTAACAATGAATCCGTTTACTATTCAAGGCTAAGCCAGGGCTATGTGAACTACTTAAATTGGCATATTTTTTACATGGAGTTGATATAGATCTCGATTCCCCGCTGGGCCAAAAGTCTTCtctgttttccttctcccgTTTTGAACACGTAATTAACCTCAAGAGATTTTGCCAAATTTCAGCTAtgaatatagattaaatagataattaacaaaataaataaataaataaataaataaataaataaatatatatatatatatatacatatatatatgtagaaTTAAAACGATCCCTAAATACATCCGGACTATTTGCTTTGAGCCCCATCACTTCAGTTGTAAAAAATAAGTTTATCTTCATCAATAGCACACTAGTCGTCAACGTCAGAATAAAGCTCATCTTCCTGATCATATATTGTGCCGTGTGCTTCATTCATATGAGTGTAGATGGCATCTTCCTCGAATTTGTCACCGCAGAAGTAACACCAATGCGTGAGGCAATCTTCCACTTCACACTTGATGTGACCGCATCCACTGATCTTTTCCGTCATGACTCCACACCCTGGACATGGTCTGACTCGAGTATTTTGCGGCACACAGCAGTCTTCGCAGCGCCAGTTAGTGACCTCTGTTGGCATTCCCTGGACACAAACTCGTTCTAGGTATGGTTTCGCTGTAGCACAAGCCCGGCACCAGGCGTAGATCCACGTTCCACGATCCTGGATTGCAGCTTGAAGATTTCTGACGGCATGAATCCCCATTCCATGCTTAGCCAGTGTCTTGGCGGAGGGAAACCGTCGACAAAATGGACATGCGAGGGCGGCCGTGTTAATCATTCTACCAGCTGTATTGAGGCCATACCAGTGCGATAGACAGCCCTTGCAGATCCGCTCCTGACACCCTCGACGTCCACAGGCGGAGTTGAGCGCTGTGGGATGAAAATTGCTGAAGCAGAGGGAACAGGCGACTTTCCCAGAACGATGTCGGGATACGAAACCCTGTAGTTTGGAGATTATTGACTCACTATTCCGAACAAGCTTGCCTCGCACTGTGAGACGTGGGTCTGACACCGGGAAAAGTGTGATACGGGAGTTAAAGTTATCGGGCCCGATTGTTGAAACGGTGTGGTAAAGGGAGCGGTCGCTGAAAACATGGCCTTCTGGCTGCAGCGAGTCTTTAATGAGCCAGGACAGCGTGTTCTCTCCAGCCAGCTGCGCTGCACTGGTCTCCTCGCTGACTATTGTCTGCCGGCCTGCCGTACACGCTGGGCAAGTAAAATCAGCCTCAGAGAAGTTAGCGGGACGATATGGTTCCGGCCAGATAATCCGACTCAGGCACCGATTGCATTCCACACAGGGCGCATCATGGAGTGGGTGCTGTACGTCCTCTGTAGATTTTGAAGCGTTGCGTGCTCTGCAGTAGTAGCATTTCGGCCGGACCCGTAGCTTGTCGACGCCATATACCACATATTGTGCCCTACAGGTTGGGGTGCAGCATTCTACCCATGTCATTGGCGTCTGCTCGGTATCCTCCTTTGTAGCGCCGTACGCCTCGGGAAACTCCGAATTTAGACACATGCCACACTGTTCATTCGAGCCCATGATGGTGACTGATCGTGGATACTGACAGGTCCGACAAGTTACGAGAGGCCCGATGGGCAATGTCGTCTTTTCGGGCTTCCATCCAATCTGAGCGGTAACCGTTGTGTGGAGATTCAGCTCCAAAAACCGGTAAGCGATCAACTTCTCGAAAAGCTCTCGATCACTTGGTTTCAAAAGCGTCGGTGGCTTGACCACTGCAGCAGTGAATTCCCCAGCATCGTCCATTGCCTGTTCCAATGCGTGCAGCTGTTGGTACTTACGATCAGCATCAATGAGTAGGGACATACACGAAACTGTCCATATTTCTGGTGCTTCTATGTTATTCCACCTATCTCTCATAGCTAGTACCTCAATTTCAGCCGCGGAAATTAAAGGTGTGATCCCCAGTCTCAAAGCAAAGGCAGCCAGAATGGAGGCCGGCCGAGACGACAGCATAGTACCCGGGACAACAACATGCAGTAGGATTTGCCAAAAACGGCGTCTATAGTCGTCTTTAGCGAGAGCCATGGGAATCCGTGGGACTTCCCTATTCGTCATAGTCGCAAGATGGTCAGGCAAGTCGGCTGGGCTCTCAATGTAAGTCAGCTGGGTTAGAACCCGACTTAGACGGCGAAGGATGTCTGGGTGGCATGACCGGCCTATCTCCAGAAGCTCTGCCCTCGTGAACTTGGTAATACCCACCGTCTCCTGCTGGCCCCTCCCGTCGTCAATGGGACTGGAGCGCTCGAAAGTGAGGGTAGGATCGAGGCAAACACAGGGAAATCGTTCGGCCTCTGGGACACTGTTGATAAGTTCTGCAACTTCTCCAGAGTAGTCGTATGACGCCTCTAACCATTCCGTCATCCGTGAGCGATCCTCATCGTTCCTTATTCGGCTTACGTGTAAACTGAATGCGTCGAGCAACTCAGATCGTGCGGGGTGGGCTCGGTCATTGCAGATGTTGCGCCAGAGCGTTGCGAAGACTGCATTGAGAGCGATGACACTCACGTCCTCCGTGATAATATGCTTCAGGTGCTTCACCGCTAGCTCTTGGTATGATGGATCGGTAACCCATGACTTGGCGAAATCGTCGACAGGGCTACCTTTCTTGTGGATGTATTTCTCCATAATGTAGGGCGACAAGTGCTGTAGCTTGAGACCACCAGCAGGACCGAAACATCCTGGGGTCGGGAAGAACAAGCTCGCTTCTTCGTCGTGTTCACTGTGGAGGCTATCTATCCCCGTCAAGTCTGGGTAGCTGACAAGCTGTGGGTACCTTGCTTCACCAACATCTTCAACAGCCTGCTTGCCTAATCCCATCCAGGTCAACAGAACTTCAATGGTCACCTTGGTGATGACCGAAGGGAGATCACCATGCAATACGATGCACGAGCCTTGTGTCATGGTACAAAGATAATTATAGTAGCTAACAAAAGAATGGGACATGCCTGGCTGGAGAAGACAAAAGACTTgagccttcttctcgccTTCTCGTAGCAGGTTACATGCGGAAACCCAGTCCTTGAACACCGGGCCATAGCCACCATAACTCGTAGGATCCGATAGGGCTTCGCGTTCGCTTATACCATTATCCTCTATTCGCCACAGATCTGGCAGTTGAGCATTGCCAGCCATATGAGGGGGGGCGTCCGTATAGAAAAGAATCACTGTTTTGGCATCCGGACGCATGACTTCGTAGGCTTTCGCGAGGCCTGTCTTTGCCGCTTCGGGGGTGTCATAGTTTCCTTCTGTTCGAAGAGACGCAGCAATCTCGAGTAGGTCGGGCTGGGTACCCGTCGCATTCTGCGAAGTATCGTACCATCCAGACCATTGCAGCAGGTTCGGGGCGCTGTAGTCACGATAGGCTAATAATCCAATTCGCGAGAAACAGCGGGTGAGCACCGACATGGATACTATCTGACGAAGGGATGCTCTGAGTGACGCCAAGAAGCTACTCATGGAAGCTGTTGCATCGACCACGAGTAGCAGATCGTGTTGCTCTGCCTTGGCGGGGTGTAAATCCTCCATCCTGATGGCTGATTGTCGACACTGTGAGTTGAAAATGAAGTGGTGCGCCTAGCGAAGCAGGTATTTATGCTTACTGCTCGTGAGTCATTGTAAAACGCTTGATGTCATTCATTGTTAGTCTCTGAGGAGAACAGCGCTTCCCTTGCATTGGGCTGATGTGAGTCACTGGTGGAAAGTCTAGGTCCTTGTATAGACATTCCTATTATGGATCCCGCCTTTCGCTCCCCGCATTTACGTTACATGCCCGGAGATACTACTAATTAGCCCAATGCGGGTTCTACTTTCATTGGTGGCCAGTGGGAAGGAACTATGGAAAGGGTTACATGACTCATGAGACAGAGCCGCATCACATGGATGGCAGTTGTGGTTGAATCATGACATTTGTGGTGTTAGAGGGaatagatctattaattaaGACACTATACCCTTTCTTAGGTCAGAGTATGATTGAATGCCTTTTTTCTctgatttttaattaatccAGACCCTATTCACAGCACCTATAGTAATCAAATACAGATAAAGTAGGGTGTTCTTCGCGGAAAGGGTTGAGTTATACTGTGGCAGGACTGCATCCCTTAAGAGACGGATACAGAGTCCAACTGGAGGTAATAAGGAAGTCGGTTCTATCATAGGGAAGGGTCTTCCGATGGACAAAGTGTGCCCTCAAGCGTCGGGAGAAGGTTATTCACAAATACTTGCGTGTTCACAATACATTATTATCTAActatcttatatatctcaCAATACAACCGAACCATAACTGAGGATCCTTTCGCGCATCATAACCGTAACTGATCCTGAACATCATATGCCTTCAATTTCgttaaagaaaatatccgTTCGAGACCCGAGCAAACCGCATCTCATCCTTTCCGAAATCGAACACGGCAACAAGGTTCTTGAAGAAAGGAACTCCCAGAATATTGATCACAAGGCCGGGccttccattcttctccgaGGGGACCAAGGTAGAGACGCAATATCCGTTTCCAGTATTGTAGATGAGATCTTCCGGAGCATGGTAGAAGGTCTGGTTTCCCACAACCACACCAAACACAGGTGGCTTGGCCCCACAGTCAACAATGTAAGCCTTCAGCTCGTCGTTGTACACCGCAGGAGGCTCGAACCGTGTATTAACCGGGTCTACAACCGCAGTAGGGAGAATAGAGAATTCGTTTCCGGTGTCGATAAAGAGCTGAAAGGGGGTGTGATCGACTACGAGggcatcctcttcttcttccgctggTCCGTATTTGACGGCCGGGGTAGTGAAAGCCCAGTAGGAGATCTGTCGCTTGTCGGAGGTAATATTTATTGGGATGTTTTCCATGATTTCCACAGGGACGGTGGTAAATTCACTCGTCAGTTCCACTGGTGGGAGTTCGCCAAGGCTGATATAGCCGCCAAACGCTCCGGTACTGTCGCGTGCGGTGTGAGCCAACGCGATACTGAAGTACGGCTCTTCTATCAAGCCCTGCTCGTACATTTCGTTGACGACGGGGTTGTACACGGCCCGGTTATAGAAGTAGGTGTCATTGGGGGTGAAAGTGCCCGGATGAGCCGAGGTCAAGCTGGGGTAGCCTAGACCGAGGAGTCCGTTGTTCACCCCGTCGCCCATCGGGTGAGAGCGGTCGGCAAATGCAAGCTTTGTACGCACGGTAACATCCGCTATAGTGATAGTCTCGTAGGCCATGACACCACTGGCTAAGCCGGCACCGTATTCGATTCCAAAGTTTTGGTCGGGGACTTGCTCGTAGCTTGACGAGACATGGTATGTTTCTGGACCATACTTGCAGTCTTCTGGGGCGATGATCTGATTATCAGTGGCGTTAATACAAGTAAAGCCGTCCTGCATAATATATGTATCACTGCTCCCTGTGTCGACGAGCAGCTTAAAGGTCTGGTTGTCAGCCCCAATAGTCACGTCAACGTCGAAGACACTGCCGCCTAGAGTTGCAAGGAGGGGAGCATTGTGGGACATTTCCTCTTCGCAGGGGGAGCGACGGTTTAACGGAAGAGTCAAAGCCGAGCTGAGAGCAGTGAAATGAAGAACTGATGATAGTTGGATGAGCTTCATCTTGACTGTGGCAAGTACTAGAGCTTGAAGCTATGAAAGTTTGTTGTGCTGTGTTGAGGGTAGAACGAGGCGATTGAGCTTGAGCTTATATAGTGGACTGGAGATGTAGGATACCTAGGCACCCGTTTTGTCCCGTTTTCTCTAGTGTTGGGACAAGGTTTGGATCCTTAAAGCCAAGCTTCTTTGTGTATCGATCCAACTTAGGGAGATCACCGAATAGGGCTGCGCTGGCGCGGGGTTTGCCAAGCCCCAACGgtattctttctttattaatttccGGTTGCCTATTGTTAAACAAAGAGATCCCAGTAGATATTTGCCGTAAATAAGTGTTATAATGCGAAATGGAAAGGACGGTCCAGCTGTCACCAACAGATGAAAACTCTACACGTCTCCTCGGAGGCTGGGCCAATCGTGCCCTTGCATCGCATGCAGGTAGCCCGCAACCACTTCGGCCCAAAATTTGCTTTGAGGCTCTGATGAAGGACCATCGagtctacggagtagtacGCCGTACGATGATAAATTGAGGCTCAAAggcttcatcatctttcCCGGTGTTTTCTCCCTGTCGTGCTGTGACTCCTGTCTCAGGAGTTTCCAATTCCATGTCTAGGATGAATGATGatcctttgtttctgttaGTAGGTCTGTGCTGATGGAGCTCTATTCTGTTGTACCCAAGCAATTTCCGGATCGAACATTCTCGGCCAATATTCCGAGTGCGTTGTGAACGAGGCTGAGAGATGCTACCTACTTAGGCCCTAAGATCCCTGCTTGTTGAGCTTTTCACCTCAAAGATGCAACGAACAACCGCCGATCCTTCCTATTGTGTGCTTAGTACCGTCAGGGATATAGTCTAATCAGTAGGAGTATAGTCTAGCTCGCTGCTCAGCTCGTCGTCGCAGGGCCTTTCTGCCCATGACTTGGAGACTAATCTCCCACTGCCCCAACAGAACTTGCCCTCAGCAGCCAATAGGAACGAAACCCTGATGTTGGTGGCCTGGCTATGGCCTTAGGCTACCAcaaataatattttcataCATGAATCCACTAAGTAACAGGGATGAACACCCATTCGCGACTGTGTCTCTCCCAAAAGACCTAGTCCTTTACTACTACTCCATATAAGAGGAAAGTTTAAACGATAACAGCAGGAGAAGCTCTGAGAAGTCTAGAAGAGGGTAACTCTATTTATCCCCGTATTTGAGATCAATGGACAAATTCCGAAATGGCGCCAGCTTTAGAATTACCACACCTATGGAAGCCGAATAAGCACTAAGGTCCTACAGGCGTTCGGGCATGCAATTGATTATCGCCATAACCAGGATATGCGATAAGTTATGGTCCATAGATCATACCACCCCAGCTAAAACATGAGTACTGTCGCGTCCTTATTGCCATCCATAGTTTGCTGAGATGGACTGGGGTTCAAATTgagattttaataaattgGTTGTATGTTTGATTTTAATTCGACGACATTCACATTGGCTGTCATGCAGATCATACCCTAATCAATGATTGGTACCctgtattttttaaaacCCAATCTCTAGGAACAACATATGGACGGCAGATCAATCTCCCCTCATTATGATTCTCACATTCGGCTTACTAGAATACTGGTACAGGTTATTTGAATGCGGGTGTCACCACTTTATCCCGGGTCCTCTTACGAGATGAAATCAAGCTGAACTTAGATTGGAATGGAAAGGAGCAATCTACATGATGATGGTCTTATCTTCAACTTAGATCAGGTTAACAAGGTAAGATCTATCGTGCGTTTTCTATCTGTCCCTCTCATCCTACTCTTTTGCTTTCATCCTTTAATATTTGCACCTGCTTACAATATCCAAAGGCCTCGAATTGGATTGAGGTGGCCTTTGTAGCTGGTGCCATCGTAGGGTGTATCCACAGTGCCACCGCCACAGCAATCGGGTCCGTGATCTAGGTAGTCGCAGGAACTGCTCGTGAACTACAATCGCGTCACCAAAAGAATACCTTTCTTGATCGAGTCAATCAAGATCTACTGGTGCCGCGGGGACTATATACGGCGATCATGTCGTTCAAAGTCCAAGTTCCAGGTCAACAGGAAGGGCTACTCCGGGGGTTATCCGGCTCCATCGGGCAAGCTTCTTTCACAAAGAAAGAGCTCGATATTAACCAGACAGTCGAGAAGTATAGCAGCCCCGACCAGAACATATTAAAATTCAAGAAAGGCTTGAAGTATGTCCGTCTCGTAATCGGCAGGACTCGCGGGGAGCTTGAATTACCTGAGGCCGCTGCGCTAGTATATCCGCACCTCAACCGGGCAGCAGTGGAGGCCGTCAGGGCGAGAGCAGAATGGGGAACAAGTTCAAGCATGCCCAGGGGTGGGTTAACGACTATCTGGACAGGAAAGTACTGCTAATTGTGTTAGTCAAGACCCCAGAGCTTCCATTTGCTAAAACATTGCTAACAGGAAACAATGATAGGAAGTGCAGCATCCAGGTATTGCGCTGGCTGTTACGTCTGACAAGCGAAAGCCTTTGAAGTTGCCATATAATGACCATAATCACCCAGTAATCAGCGGATCCTTGATCTTACTGTTGACACGTGGTCATGTCCCTGTGCCTGGGATTGACAAGATGCTATACATGACTCTTGAACAATCGGGAATCAAACGTCTGGTCCGAGGCCATCCCTCCGGTCACCCACTGAATGTTGGACTACCCCAAGGTAGCATTGAGCGTGTTATCGATAAGAAGATACATGAAGATGTTCTATATCTTTTAGTAGTGAATTTGTCATGCAAGAAAGAAGTGCAGGAGTCTGTTAATCAGTTGGAACGTctaatgaagaagaagggcgtCAATGCCGATTCGCATTATATTGTGGCCGGTGGACAATTTCATTAGGAAGGtttctttcgttttcctttatctattattcttctccttcccttttcttctacCTTACCTcgtgctttcttttctttcccttgttcaATTTAGATAAGAATAGGGTCAGGCATAAACTACAATTGCTATATAACTATAACCAATCAGACAGACGCACCTAGAATTACTATACGAAACCCGGCGCTAGATATCTAAATGAGGGACTGTTTCGCCTCTTCCAGCACTTTAACATGTTTATATGCCACGTCGTTCTGACTGATAACtaccttctccctctccactcATCAGTCAGTTTTGCCCGGCAGACCACCTTGTCTGATTAAGAGATGTGTCATTATGATGGACGACTGAATATCCCACTAAAAAGGCTGGGAGTGAAGATGAGGTATGAGCATGGGACCTTCTGTTGCTTATTTGCGGCCTATGTGTGCATTCATCCATCAAACAGAAAATAGTGGATCACAGAATAGCAATAGTGTACATAGTAACAGGATAGTAAGGTCTAGGATTTGTAACTCGACTGTTGAAGTGAGGACACCCTCGCAGCCAGTAGCCTGAATAATATGTACGTCTTGTATTTGAAAGTATATACATCTGTTCCACGgtaattttaatagctttGCATTGGTGATTTCTTCGAATCGCAGTGTGGACGAGTGACAACCGGTCTAGTAAGTGATGCCTTACGGACTCCCACCTCATGACTAAACGTTTATTCCGAGCCGTTCGCCCACTCCCCGAGACTCGGTTCCTAAGGTCGATGGAGGAACAGATTGGCGAGCACTGCCTCGATCGAAAGCGCGACCGAAGgcggaaaaaaaaaaaaaaaaaaagaaaagaaaagaaaagaaaaagaaaccacgACAAAAGATACGAAGCCTCCTAGCAAGCCTTGATAGCAATACAAGCCTGAGATGGGACTTCAATATCGAACATAAACTTATCCGGGTCGTCGAGGAACGCCCGGCGATAGCGAAGACACCGCTTGCTAATCAGCAGATGGCCCCGACATGATACGTCTGAAGCGTATTTGAAGAACTGCTTATTTCCGCGGACATTATTGGTACGACGGATCATGTCATCCACACGGCTTGCATAATTAATGCAGTCCGCACAGTAGGCATGTCGGTCCATAGCTTCCGGTGGGACCCGTGTGTTGTTGTAGAGTAAGATGCCTATTGCTCGTTAGTTAGAATTTAGGGGACGTTGGAGCCTTTCAGTGGGAAGCATCGTAAAGGACTCGTACCACATCCTACTAAAAACAGGCAGCAGGCAGTAACGGCCACCGAAATTATGGAGATTCTCATGTTAGGGTTGGACGCAGCGATCAATGCTTCTGGGTGGACTTGTGGAATGAATGGGTGTCAGAATGGATTTCTATGCCACTAACCAAATCGGGCGAGTTGAAACCCCTCTTCGATTACCCTTCCCGGCTTAGTGCGTGTCGATGGACATCTGAACACGTGACCATGCGTTAGGCATCTATTATTATGCACTCATGTAGTGATGTCTTAGATAATACAGTAGGTAGCAATATTTAAAGAGGAGCAGCTTGTTGTCCGTAAGGCTAAAGGCTGGTATGGTTGCCAGTTTAGGTCTAGACAGGAGAAACCCATAGCCATGGAAATCCTTCGGTATGCACTGGATTCAAACATAGACAGTAGAGACATTCACTGAACTATTCCCTCCGAGCTTGGATTAAGGACACACCATCTCTCCAAATCTGGACCATGTAAGCAAAATTGCCGTGGCCAGTCCAGAAGATCTGCGTATTCAGGTGGCATAACTTCCAAGACCTCGGACAGGAGCGATTCTGCACGTCTTTCCAAGACCCAAAAACGCCGGAAAACGTGTAACTGTGTGCAGTAGCAAGCTAGCAACACAAGAGCAAAAGGCTGCCTCTGCTCGATCAAGCTAATGAACCCGACGCGGACGACAATCGGCCAAATATAAATCATACCGCTTGCAGAGAGTGTGCGGGCATGTTCAATACGTTGGCAGGTTTTCTCCAGTTCAGTGATGGCATGCTCCAAGACtgatctttcttcttctgcgagtACTTCGACTGTAAGCCGATATCTGAGCCTACTAATCTGGccatcaaggccatcgaaTAGACGGAGTGGTGTACCCCTGCGGATCACATCAGCTGGGAAGACAAAAGTCATGATGACATCAAAAGGGTCGCATACCGTTTCTCACTCCAATCTCGAGCCATTAGTGGCCCAAGACAAGACTTATTAATCAATGGAAAGAACTCAAGGAGGGTAGTGATACCACGACAGAGGTTGAACATCTCAATTACACTGCTCAGAGGCTGTGCATCCTTCGAGTCGGTCGGAACAGCACATATCCAGACCATGATGACGCTCGAGAATGCGAAGAGCGCAAAGCAGTTCTCCGCCGTTGGTTTCCGAAGTATAGTTCGGAAGGTCTGGAGTCCTAGAGCCATATGGAAAGTGGAGCTGGTGAGGTAATGACTGTGTTTTTCGGGCTTCACATATGACAGATGTAGTGCGGATAACGATAAGATTCCATGCATGAGAAACTCATAGGAATAAGCGATTTTCGGAATCTCAGTTCTCCACACGTGGCGgacatcttcttcatctgatAAGGTAGTACATGTGGAGATGCAGTAATGGTGCATTAGTTCGGGATCTTGACCGTTCCACTCGCGCACGAAGTATGCCGTATCTGTTAAGTTGCGCTGGAAGACCCTTAATGCGGCATCTGTCCGTGCGGATATCTCGGCAAGAGATGTACCAGGAGCTGGGGTACATGCAATTAGTTGTTCAGcatgtttcttctttggttcaGGTTGTGGTGTAACAACTCGAGGTTGGTAGCTACACGAGAGACTGCGACGAGTACAATTTAAACATGGATCGGCTTCATCGCACTGGAGACATTTAGTAAGGGAGGGCCACCGTGAGATCTTGGTACTTACCTTCACTCTCCTTTTTTTGCATTGGTCGCAACCATTGCGAGACTTCTTATGAGATCTCCGGGGCGGCATGTTCCGTCTGACGTAGTGACAAAGCAACGAAGTCTCCGTTCTCCGTTAGAAACGAAATAAGATCTGTGTAAGGTCCAAATATGGGGATCGCGAGCAGTATCTGTCCAAGGTGCGGCGTATTCAAGTAATACGATAGCGAAAACGAACACTGA
This window of the Aspergillus flavus chromosome 8, complete sequence genome carries:
- a CDS encoding putative aspartic-type endopeptidase, with translation MKLIQLSSVLHFTALSSALTLPLNRRSPCEEEMSHNAPLLATLGGSVFDVDVTIGADNQTFKLLVDTGSSDTYIMQDGFTCINATDNQIIAPEDCKYGPETYHVSSSYEQVPDQNFGIEYGAGLASGVMAYETITIADVTVRTKLAFADRSHPMGDGVNNGLLGLGYPSLTSAHPGTFTPNDTYFYNRAVYNPVVNEMYEQGLIEEPYFSIALAHTARDSTGAFGGYISLGELPPVELTSEFTTVPVEIMENIPINITSDKRQISYWAFTTPAVKYGPAEEEEDALVVDHTPFQLFIDTGNEFSILPTAVVDPVNTRFEPPAVYNDELKAYIVDCGAKPPVFGVVVGNQTFYHAPEDLIYNTGNGYCVSTLVPSEKNGRPGLVINILGVPFFKNLVAVFDFGKDEMRFARVSNGYFL